The following coding sequences are from one Hippopotamus amphibius kiboko isolate mHipAmp2 chromosome 9, mHipAmp2.hap2, whole genome shotgun sequence window:
- the LOC130860142 gene encoding ATP synthase subunit g, mitochondrial-like, protein MLSFMTHLGNAHQNCNEQSGRQTFRPRTMAQFVCNLTEKTPVLVNAALTYLKPRLATFWHCAKAELVPPTPAEISTAIWSLKKITSSAQTGSFKQLTVKEALLIGLLATEVWMWFYVGEIIGKHGIIGYDV, encoded by the coding sequence atgctcagctTCATGACGCACttgggaaatgcacatcaaaactgcaatgaacaGTCGGGGCGACAGACTTTCCGTCCTAGAACCATGGCCCAGTTTGTCTGTAACCTCACGGAGAAGACCCCAGTGCTGGTCAACGCTGCTCTGACTTACTTGAAACCTCGACTGGCCACATTTTGGCACTGTGCCAAGGCTGAGCTGGTTCCTCCAACCCCTGCTGAGATCTCTACAGCTATTTGGAGCTTGAAAAAAATTACCAGTAGTGCTCAGACCGGTAGCTTCAAACAGCTCACAGTTAAGGAAGCTCTTCTAATTGGTTTGCTGGCCACTGAGGTATGGATGTGGTTTTATGTTGGCGAGATCATAGGCAAGCATGGCATCATTGGCTATGATGTTTGA
- the HBQ1 gene encoding hemoglobin subunit theta-1, whose product MVLAAADRAAVRALWLKLGSNVGVYTTEALERTFLAFPSTKTYFLQLDLSPGSAQVRDHGQKVADALTLAVDNLDDLPGALSALRELHAHKLRVDPVSFKLLAHCLLVTLARHYPGDFSPAMQASLDKFLSHVISALAPNCR is encoded by the exons ATGGTGCTGGCGGCGGCGGACCGGGCTGCGGTGCGCGCGCTGTGGCTGAAGCTGGGGAGCAACGTCGGCGTCTACACGACCGAGGCCCTGGAGAG GACCTTCTTGGCCTTCCCTTCCACCAAGACCTACTTCCTTCAACTGGACCTGAGCCCCGGCTCCGCCCAGGTCAGAGACCACGGCCAGAAGGTGGCCGACGCGCTGACCCTCGCCGTAGACAACCTGGACGACCTGCCCGGCGCCCTGTCGGCTCTGCGCGAGCTGCACGCGCACAAACTGCGTGTGGACCCCGTCAGCTTCAAG CTGCTGGCCCATTGCCTGCTGGTGACCCTCGCCCGGCACTACCCGGGAGACTTCAGCCCCGCCATGCAGGCCTCGCTGGACAAATTTCTGAGCCACGTGATCTCGGCGCTGGCCCCCAACTGTCGCTAA
- the LOC130860143 gene encoding hemoglobin subunit zeta-like — MSLTRAERTIIVSMWAKISTQADLIGAETLERLFSSYPQAKTYFPHFDLHPGSAQLRAHGSKVLAAVGDAVKSIDNVAGALSKLSELHAYVLRVDPVNFKFLSHCLLVTVASHFPADFTADAHAAWDKFLCIVSSVLTEKYR, encoded by the exons ATGTCTCTGACCAGGGCTGAGAGGACCATCATTGTGTCCATGTGGGCCAAGATCTCCACACAGGCAGACCTCATTGGCGCCGAGACCCTGGAGAG GCTCTTCTCCAGCTACCCCCAGGCCAAGACCTACTTCCCGCACTTCGACCTGCACCCGGGCTCCGCGCAGCTGCGCGCGCACGGCTCCAAAGTGCTGGCCGCCGTGGGAGATGCGGTCAAGAGCATCGACAACGTGGCGGGCGCCCTGTCCAAGCTGAGCGAGCTGCACGCCTACGTGCTGCGCGTGGACCCTGTCAACTTCAAG TTCCTGTCCCACTGCCTGCTGGTCACGGTGGCCTCGCACTTCCCCGCCGACTTCACGGCCGACGCGCACGCCGCCTGGGACAAGTTCCTGTGCATCGTGTCCAGCGTCCTGACCGAGAAGTATCGCTGA
- the LOC130860140 gene encoding hemoglobin subunit alpha, whose translation MVLSANDKSNVKAAWGKVGNHAPEYGAEALERMFLSFPTTKTYFPHFDLSHGSSQVKAHGKKVADALTKAVGHLDDLPGALSDLSDLHAHKLRVDPVNFKLLSHCLLVTLAAHHPSDFTPAAHASLDKFLANVSTVLTSKYR comes from the exons ATGGTGCTGTCTGCCAACGACAAGAGCAACGTCAAGGCCGCCTGGGGTAAGGTTGGCAACCACGCGCCGGAGTATGGCGCAGAGGCCCTGGAGAG GATGTTCCTGAGCTTCCCCACCACCAAGACCTACTTCCCCCACTTCGACCTATCACACGGCTCCAGCCAGGTCAAGGCCCACGGCAAGAAGGTGGCTGATGCGCTGACCAAAGCTGTGGGCCACCTGGATGACCTGCCCGGTGCCCTGTCCGATCTGAGCGACCTGCACGCCCACAAGCTGCGTGTGGACCCGGTCAACTTCAAG CTCCTGAGCCACTGCCTGCTGGTGACCCTGGCTGCCCACCACCCCAGTGATTTCACCCCTGCGGCCCATGCCTCGCTGGACAAGTTCTTGGCCAATGTGAGCACCGTGCTGACCTCCAAATACCGTTAA